In Candidatus Nomurabacteria bacterium, the following proteins share a genomic window:
- a CDS encoding type II/IV secretion system protein, with translation MIKFNDQSSNTRIADLRKSEEEKLVQILAPQRGYDYINLHGYTINPEAVALYPEKKARAANLVIFDSTHDLLSVAVKNPSDPVTEQALAEIQNNRQNIQVFMCSTGSLEHAWERYADLVKTSARKKGVFDIDTNDIAAYMSHIKNKEDAATELKNISTINNSKRVTETIEMMFAGAISLYASDIHIEPEENVIRVRYRLDGVLHDIFDIDRYIYERLMSRLKLLAGMTLNKRQEAQDGRFTFVVIDRELEIRVSVIPGASGESMVMRLLDPSVATFRIENIDLNPIIRKVVDDELKKPNGLIITTGPTGSGKTTALYTFLKETHKEGVKIITIENPVEYKLEGIVQTQIGDEYTFASGLRAILRQDPDIIMIGEIRDHEVAETAIHAAQTGHLVFSTLHTNSAVGGFPRLLDLGIDARIISSSVSLMMGQRLMRKLCNDCKQQYEAPPEEIRVVKDILSQHPGKPTVPEPLILFKAVGCTACGGTGFKGRMGIFEAIRMDEKVEEVIIRDPREHAILEAAAPQGIPTMVEDGVEKVVRGITSLAELERVVVMPKPKSDLVPETEMGSDDLFLAHTIA, from the coding sequence ATGATTAAGTTTAACGATCAGTCCTCCAACACTCGCATTGCTGACCTAAGAAAAAGTGAAGAAGAGAAATTAGTGCAAATTTTGGCACCCCAACGGGGCTACGATTATATAAACCTGCACGGCTACACCATAAACCCGGAAGCGGTAGCTTTATACCCTGAAAAAAAAGCGCGCGCTGCCAATTTAGTTATTTTTGACTCAACTCACGACCTACTTTCAGTAGCAGTCAAAAACCCAAGCGATCCAGTTACTGAACAAGCTTTAGCAGAAATTCAAAACAACCGCCAAAACATCCAAGTATTTATGTGTTCCACTGGAAGCCTAGAACACGCCTGGGAACGTTACGCTGATCTAGTAAAAACCTCAGCTCGTAAAAAGGGAGTGTTCGATATTGATACCAATGACATTGCCGCCTATATGAGTCATATAAAAAATAAAGAAGATGCAGCGACAGAGCTCAAGAACATTTCCACCATCAATAACTCAAAACGAGTAACCGAAACAATTGAAATGATGTTTGCCGGAGCCATTAGTCTTTACGCTTCAGATATTCACATTGAGCCGGAAGAAAATGTAATTAGAGTTCGCTACCGCCTTGACGGTGTACTTCACGACATCTTTGATATTGACCGCTACATCTATGAAAGACTGATGTCTAGATTAAAGTTACTAGCCGGTATGACCCTGAACAAACGGCAAGAAGCGCAAGATGGGCGCTTCACTTTCGTGGTAATAGACCGCGAACTAGAAATTCGTGTCTCGGTCATTCCTGGTGCCTCCGGCGAATCGATGGTTATGCGTCTTCTTGACCCAAGTGTGGCGACTTTTAGAATTGAAAATATTGACCTCAATCCAATCATCCGAAAAGTTGTAGATGACGAATTAAAAAAACCAAATGGATTAATTATCACTACCGGTCCAACCGGCTCTGGAAAAACCACCGCTCTTTATACTTTTCTTAAAGAAACCCACAAGGAAGGCGTAAAGATTATCACTATTGAAAATCCGGTGGAATATAAACTTGAAGGAATTGTCCAAACGCAAATCGGTGATGAATACACCTTTGCTTCCGGACTACGAGCAATCTTACGTCAAGACCCCGACATCATCATGATTGGTGAGATTCGCGATCATGAAGTAGCCGAAACCGCAATACATGCCGCCCAGACCGGTCACCTGGTTTTCTCCACCCTTCACACCAACAGTGCTGTGGGGGGCTTCCCTCGCCTACTAGACTTAGGAATTGATGCCCGAATTATCAGCAGCTCAGTTAGTCTCATGATGGGACAAAGATTGATGCGAAAACTTTGTAACGACTGCAAGCAACAGTACGAGGCCCCACCAGAGGAAATTAGGGTTGTAAAAGATATACTAAGTCAGCACCCAGGTAAACCGACCGTTCCAGAGCCATTAATACTATTTAAAGCGGTAGGTTGTACTGCTTGTGGTGGCACCGGTTTTAAAGGACGAATGGGTATTTTTGAAGCCATCCGAATGGATGAGAAAGTGGAAGAAGTGATAATTCGCGACCCGCGTGAACACGCTATTTTAGAAGCAGCTGCCCCGCAAGGAATACCAACCATGGTGGAAGACGGGGTGGAAAAAGTAGTACGAGGAATTACCTCACTAGCTGAACTAGAAAGAGTTGTGGTAATGCCTAAACCAAAATCTGACCTAGTACCAGAAACAGAAATGGGTAGCGATGACTTATTTTTAGCTCACACTATAGCCTAA
- a CDS encoding FAD-dependent oxidoreductase yields MYDIIIIGAGSGGLNVASFMNSIGLKVLLIDKSADHIGGDCLNTGCVPSKALIHVARKFKEAKDASRFGLKTEGEVNLDEVMAYVKSTQDIIRTHESADHFRSKGMDVVLGEANFESKNSVKVGDQVYKGKKIIIATGSRPRTLSIPGIEVVQEAGRLFTNENIFSLTSLPKRLLVIGAGPIGIELGQAFRHFGSAVDMVTIDDRILPREDGDISSILFDRLIKDGVNFHFNKNSLRFENGDTLVIEDRDNKTNDTITFDAVLVSIGRVLNTESLALQKAGVAVNERGKIVVDDYLRTTNKNILVCGDVVGQHQFTHAAEIHAGVIIRNFLTPLFKNKLSTDAISWVTYTSPELATYGLSETELQKRGIKYAVLESSFAEDDRAITDDARYGHAKMFVETSSKKILGGTMVAPNAGELIQELILATQNDLTVNAIFNKTYPYPTAARINKRLVAEGQRQRLTPRVKSIMRWLYRLQA; encoded by the coding sequence ATGTACGACATTATAATCATTGGTGCCGGATCGGGAGGACTCAATGTTGCTTCTTTTATGAACAGTATCGGCCTTAAGGTGCTCTTAATTGATAAGAGTGCTGATCATATTGGTGGCGACTGTTTGAATACTGGTTGTGTACCTTCAAAGGCTTTGATACATGTGGCTAGAAAATTTAAAGAAGCCAAAGACGCATCCAGGTTTGGTCTAAAAACAGAGGGTGAAGTTAATCTTGATGAGGTTATGGCGTATGTAAAAAGTACGCAAGATATTATTCGAACCCACGAAAGTGCTGACCACTTTCGTTCTAAGGGTATGGATGTGGTCCTTGGTGAGGCGAACTTTGAATCAAAAAATTCGGTTAAGGTAGGCGATCAAGTGTATAAAGGAAAGAAGATAATAATTGCCACCGGCTCTCGACCGCGAACACTTTCAATCCCCGGTATAGAGGTGGTGCAGGAAGCAGGAAGATTGTTTACCAACGAAAATATTTTTTCTTTAACGTCTTTACCGAAAAGATTGCTGGTGATTGGAGCTGGTCCAATCGGGATTGAGCTTGGTCAAGCTTTTCGTCATTTTGGTTCTGCGGTCGATATGGTGACGATTGATGACAGAATACTGCCGCGAGAAGATGGTGATATTTCTTCTATTTTATTTGATCGTTTAATCAAGGATGGAGTTAATTTTCACTTCAATAAAAACTCATTGCGTTTTGAAAATGGAGACACTTTGGTGATCGAAGATAGGGATAACAAAACTAATGATACGATAACTTTCGATGCGGTTTTGGTATCAATTGGACGGGTGCTAAATACTGAATCTCTAGCTTTACAAAAAGCCGGGGTAGCAGTAAATGAGCGCGGCAAAATTGTGGTTGACGATTATTTGCGGACTACCAACAAAAATATTCTTGTTTGCGGAGACGTGGTTGGTCAGCATCAGTTTACCCACGCGGCGGAAATACACGCTGGAGTTATCATCAGAAACTTCTTAACTCCTTTGTTTAAGAATAAATTATCAACCGACGCGATTTCTTGGGTTACTTATACTTCTCCTGAGTTAGCGACTTATGGTTTGTCAGAAACAGAACTACAAAAGCGGGGGATTAAATACGCGGTGCTCGAATCTTCATTTGCTGAAGATGATCGGGCTATTACCGATGATGCTAGGTATGGTCATGCCAAAATGTTTGTTGAGACCAGTTCTAAGAAAATATTGGGTGGCACAATGGTGGCTCCTAATGCCGGAGAGCTGATCCAGGAATTAATCTTAGCAACCCAAAACGATTTGACCGTGAATGCTATTTTTAATAAAACCTATCCTTACCCAACCGCAGCAAGAATAAATAAGCGCTTGGTGGCAGAAGGTCAAAGACAACGCCTGACACCGAGAGTTAAAAGCATA
- the tsaE gene encoding tRNA (adenosine(37)-N6)-threonylcarbamoyltransferase complex ATPase subunit type 1 TsaE: protein MSLKQITIKDQSDLEKFAKNYITLIKDKATTQAIVVAFSGELGAGKTTFVQLVAKELGITETVTSPTFTIMKIYQINGDQKFKQLVHIDAYRIDDLSEVAPLRLGELMSDNNNLVCIEWSEKIMAVLPDDMFSIDIKVIGENEREITYS from the coding sequence ATGTCACTAAAACAAATTACTATCAAAGATCAGTCGGATCTCGAAAAATTTGCCAAAAACTATATTACTCTAATCAAAGACAAAGCTACTACTCAGGCCATTGTTGTGGCTTTTTCTGGTGAACTCGGAGCGGGTAAGACCACTTTTGTCCAACTTGTAGCAAAGGAACTTGGAATAACTGAAACTGTCACCAGTCCAACTTTCACTATTATGAAAATTTACCAAATAAATGGTGATCAAAAGTTTAAGCAGCTAGTCCATATTGATGCTTATCGTATAGACGATTTATCTGAAGTAGCACCACTTAGATTGGGAGAACTTATGTCTGATAATAATAATCTGGTCTGTATTGAGTGGTCGGAAAAAATCATGGCGGTCTTACCGGACGATATGTTTAGTATTGATATTAAGGTGATCGGTGAAAACGAGAGAGAAATTACCTATAGCTAG
- a CDS encoding NUDIX hydrolase: MDFHGAKIAILMDDKILMYLRDNKPGLFNANKWDFLGGGREGDETPIGCVIREVKEEIGLSLAEEAIVWEKIYPAQKDPNQKAVFMVAKLEKVDVGEINLTEGQKWRLFTQEEFFEREDVILALKERFRDYIGVCC; the protein is encoded by the coding sequence ATGGACTTTCATGGAGCGAAAATAGCGATATTGATGGATGACAAAATATTGATGTATTTGCGTGATAACAAGCCGGGTCTTTTTAATGCTAACAAATGGGATTTTTTGGGTGGAGGCAGAGAGGGTGATGAAACACCGATCGGGTGTGTGATTAGAGAGGTAAAAGAAGAGATAGGTTTGTCTCTAGCAGAAGAAGCCATTGTTTGGGAAAAAATATATCCTGCACAAAAAGATCCCAATCAAAAAGCGGTATTTATGGTGGCTAAACTAGAAAAAGTGGATGTGGGTGAAATTAATTTAACCGAAGGGCAGAAGTGGAGATTATTTACTCAAGAAGAATTTTTTGAAAGAGAGGATGTGATACTTGCTTTGAAAGAGAGGTTTCGGGACTATATAGGTGTCTGTTGTTGA
- a CDS encoding TrmH family RNA methyltransferase: MKQVVLCDIRSHYNVGAIFRTSDGAGVSKIYLTGFTPAPEDRFGRKVPEISKTALGAEDFISWEKVEDVIGLIERLKSKGVKTVAVEQAENSVSLHDFKVPEKVVYIFGSETEGLPEEILNMVDVVLELPMLGRKESLNVSVTAGIVLYHV, encoded by the coding sequence ATGAAACAAGTTGTGTTGTGTGATATACGTAGTCACTACAATGTTGGGGCTATTTTTCGAACCAGCGACGGGGCAGGGGTAAGTAAAATTTATTTGACTGGATTTACCCCAGCTCCAGAAGACCGGTTTGGCCGGAAGGTGCCGGAGATTAGTAAGACAGCATTGGGAGCCGAGGACTTTATATCTTGGGAAAAGGTTGAAGACGTGATTGGTTTAATTGAGAGACTAAAGAGTAAAGGGGTAAAAACTGTAGCAGTAGAACAGGCGGAGAATTCGGTTTCACTTCACGACTTTAAGGTTCCTGAAAAAGTGGTTTATATATTTGGTTCTGAAACAGAAGGTTTGCCGGAGGAAATACTCAATATGGTAGATGTGGTTTTGGAATTACCGATGCTTGGCCGGAAGGAATCTCTTAATGTTTCTGTTACAGCCGGTATTGTGTTGTATCATGTATAG
- a CDS encoding aminotransferase class IV, with translation MAKLYPKSFFKDQIVDTGNANLNIASSAVLYGLSVYTVFPISLTPEGLAAFRLPDHYRRLINSARIIGIDTFELNWTYEKFLQTVIELAKANNLQDNVFVRATVHVDELVPGTKSRGLNTSLSMFIYEATPIVPQDGMRLKTSVWRRIPDYVIPSRAKVNGAYVNSVLAKQDALDSGYDDCIFLDTHGHVCELSAANIFIVNNDTLITPDSASDLLEGINRRTILEFAKELNIPTQTRTVDLTELYTADEIFVCGTSSYIAPVKEIDARPIGNGESGTITKTFREKHEKVLTGKDESYRKYLTKLD, from the coding sequence ATGGCTAAACTTTATCCAAAATCTTTCTTTAAAGACCAGATTGTAGACACCGGGAACGCAAACTTGAACATCGCCAGCTCTGCCGTACTTTACGGTCTTAGTGTTTATACTGTCTTTCCGATATCCTTAACACCAGAAGGCTTAGCTGCCTTTCGTCTACCTGATCATTACAGACGCTTAATTAATTCCGCTCGCATCATCGGGATAGACACCTTTGAATTAAACTGGACTTACGAGAAATTCTTGCAAACAGTAATAGAATTGGCTAAAGCTAACAATCTGCAAGACAATGTTTTTGTTCGTGCCACGGTTCACGTTGATGAGTTGGTACCAGGCACTAAATCACGCGGGCTAAACACCAGCCTGAGCATGTTTATCTATGAAGCAACACCCATCGTACCCCAAGACGGCATGCGGCTAAAGACCAGTGTCTGGCGCAGAATTCCTGATTATGTTATTCCCTCTCGCGCCAAGGTGAACGGAGCTTACGTAAACTCAGTCCTAGCCAAACAAGACGCCTTAGACAGCGGTTACGATGATTGTATTTTTCTCGATACTCACGGTCATGTTTGTGAACTAAGTGCGGCCAATATTTTTATTGTAAACAACGACACTCTCATTACCCCAGACAGCGCCTCTGACTTACTAGAAGGAATCAACCGACGCACTATTCTTGAATTTGCTAAAGAGCTTAATATACCAACCCAAACCAGAACCGTTGACCTCACCGAGCTCTACACCGCAGACGAAATCTTTGTTTGTGGCACCTCTTCATATATTGCACCAGTCAAAGAAATCGATGCCAGACCAATCGGTAATGGTGAATCGGGTACTATAACCAAAACCTTTAGAGAAAAACATGAAAAAGTTTTGACCGGAAAAGATGAAAGTTATCGAAAGTATCTTACAAAACTGGACTAG
- a CDS encoding DoxX family membrane protein, with amino-acid sequence MLNPFPIQFLALFAYFLLRVITGLVLLTLGYKHWKSRKELFYTLALPIFPHGKFITAMLIFTEILIGVMLIIGWYTQIAALILILLSIKTLIFHKHIKHGTIPGRLAYILLFGIGLSLFITGAGVFAFDLPI; translated from the coding sequence ATGCTGAATCCATTCCCAATTCAATTTTTAGCTCTCTTTGCCTATTTCTTACTTCGAGTCATAACCGGACTGGTACTTTTAACCTTAGGTTACAAACACTGGAAAAGTAGAAAAGAACTTTTTTATACTTTGGCATTACCAATTTTTCCGCACGGAAAATTTATTACTGCGATGCTAATATTTACCGAGATTCTTATTGGTGTAATGCTGATAATTGGATGGTATACGCAAATAGCCGCTCTTATCTTAATCCTCCTGTCCATCAAAACTTTAATCTTCCACAAACACATAAAACACGGAACTATCCCTGGCCGATTGGCCTACATTTTACTTTTTGGAATCGGTTTATCTCTATTTATTACTGGAGCCGGCGTATTTGCATTTGATTTACCGATATAA
- the rpsT gene encoding 30S ribosomal protein S20 — MPITKGAKKAHVQSLKKRVFNIRRKGAMNDVVKDVTKAVTAGDAKKAKELLPKAYKAIDKAAKRGVIKDNTAARKKSRLTAKVKTVK, encoded by the coding sequence ATGCCGATAACAAAAGGAGCAAAAAAAGCCCATGTTCAGTCACTAAAAAAGCGAGTATTTAATATTCGTCGTAAGGGTGCCATGAACGATGTGGTGAAAGATGTCACAAAAGCTGTTACTGCCGGTGACGCCAAGAAAGCTAAGGAGCTATTACCAAAAGCTTACAAGGCGATTGACAAGGCTGCGAAAAGAGGAGTTATCAAAGATAATACCGCCGCTCGCAAAAAGTCACGACTAACAGCAAAAGTAAAGACTGTAAAATAA
- the ruvA gene encoding Holliday junction branch migration protein RuvA codes for MIRQLEGKITAISESSIVVMVNGIGYQVFTNTSRREFIPDETVFMYTHLAVRETALDLYGFTDRDELTYFELLLNIPKVGPKSALAILNQADINLLYSTAAEQDADQLHKLSGIGKKTAINIVNYLSSKLDQLPNTASATAVSSSQLSTAQIDAIDALITLGYDPKEARSYVIKMNGSDDTKTLVQEVLKQIPIP; via the coding sequence ATGATTAGACAACTAGAAGGTAAAATCACGGCAATTTCAGAAAGTAGCATAGTAGTAATGGTAAATGGTATTGGCTACCAAGTTTTTACCAATACCAGCCGGCGCGAGTTTATCCCTGACGAGACTGTCTTTATGTACACTCACCTCGCCGTACGCGAGACCGCCCTTGACCTCTACGGTTTTACCGACCGCGACGAACTTACCTACTTTGAACTCTTACTAAATATTCCCAAAGTCGGTCCCAAGTCTGCGCTAGCTATACTAAACCAAGCCGACATCAACCTTCTTTATAGCACCGCCGCCGAACAAGACGCTGACCAACTACACAAACTCTCTGGCATAGGGAAAAAGACTGCTATCAATATAGTTAATTATTTATCAAGTAAGCTAGACCAATTACCCAACACCGCTTCGGCCACAGCCGTTTCCAGCTCTCAGTTATCGACCGCCCAAATTGATGCTATCGACGCTTTAATCACGCTTGGTTATGACCCAAAAGAAGCCCGCTCCTATGTAATTAAAATGAATGGATCCGATGACACAAAAACTTTAGTGCAAGAAGTCTTAAAACAAATCCCGATTCCGTAG
- a CDS encoding UDP-N-acetylmuramoyl-L-alanyl-D-glutamate--2,6-diaminopimelate ligase, which produces MSRIILLLKKLIPKPLLDFILPYYHYSLAYLADRWYKHPSKEIFVIGVTGTKGKSSVTELMARILEANGHKVASLSTIQFKIGDDVERNLFKMTMPGRFFVQRFLRQAVEAGCSHAVIEITSEGARQFRHNFLELNALIFTNLSPEHIESHGSFEKYKQAKLSIAKRVEDSIKRPRYIVANIDDEHGQDFLNFDVEQKLPYSLGDLSLYSLHRDSVSLVFGDTTIRVPMIGLFNVYNILAAITLAKSFGISYMTIDKALRNIPKIAGRVEKFTSPKNATKNVTAIVDYAHTTDSLEKLYQAFPDTTRICVLGNTGGGRDTWKRPEMGAIADKYCDQIILTNEDPYDENPRSIVDQMAKGIENKDKLEIIMDRREAIRVAIDKTPSGGYVIVSGKGTDPYIMGPNGTKTVWSDAEVVQEELAELAIN; this is translated from the coding sequence ATGTCACGTATCATACTGTTATTGAAAAAGTTAATCCCGAAACCCTTATTAGACTTTATTTTACCGTACTATCACTACAGCCTCGCCTACCTAGCTGACCGTTGGTACAAACATCCATCTAAAGAAATTTTTGTAATCGGAGTCACTGGCACCAAAGGAAAGTCCAGTGTAACCGAGCTTATGGCCCGCATCTTAGAAGCTAATGGTCACAAAGTTGCTTCGCTTTCAACTATTCAGTTTAAAATTGGTGACGACGTTGAGCGCAACCTTTTTAAAATGACGATGCCTGGTCGCTTTTTTGTCCAACGTTTCTTGCGACAGGCAGTAGAGGCTGGTTGTTCGCATGCAGTAATTGAAATTACCTCTGAGGGAGCTCGGCAGTTTCGTCATAACTTTTTAGAATTAAACGCACTTATTTTTACCAACCTCAGTCCTGAACATATTGAATCACACGGTTCGTTTGAAAAATACAAACAAGCCAAGTTATCAATTGCCAAACGAGTAGAAGATTCAATTAAACGACCTCGCTACATAGTCGCCAACATTGATGACGAACACGGTCAGGATTTTCTTAACTTTGATGTTGAGCAAAAACTTCCGTATAGCTTAGGTGATCTTTCCTTATACTCCCTACACCGCGATAGTGTCAGTCTGGTTTTTGGCGACACCACCATTCGCGTGCCAATGATTGGTCTCTTTAATGTATACAATATATTAGCCGCTATTACTTTAGCCAAAAGTTTTGGTATATCTTATATGACCATCGACAAAGCCCTTCGCAATATTCCCAAGATTGCCGGACGAGTAGAAAAATTCACCAGTCCCAAAAATGCTACAAAAAATGTCACTGCGATTGTCGACTACGCACACACCACCGACTCGCTGGAAAAGCTCTACCAAGCCTTTCCTGATACCACCAGAATCTGTGTTTTGGGCAATACCGGCGGCGGACGCGATACCTGGAAACGACCGGAGATGGGAGCAATTGCTGATAAGTATTGTGACCAGATTATCCTGACCAATGAAGACCCTTATGACGAAAACCCACGCAGTATAGTAGACCAAATGGCTAAAGGTATCGAAAACAAAGATAAACTAGAAATAATTATGGATCGCCGAGAAGCGATTAGAGTGGCAATTGACAAGACTCCTAGCGGTGGTTATGTCATAGTGTCCGGCAAAGGCACCGACCCGTACATCATGGGACCAAATGGCACCAAGACGGTTTGGAGTGACGCTGAAGTGGTACAAGAAGAGTTAGCTGAACTGGCTATAAATTAA
- a CDS encoding ion transporter produces MCEILRRAFLDTESKTFSRTGNFLAVVTIVSILAVVLETVPSLSVYEKWFLLIEWVAVIIFSLEYLGRLLVTKPRYRYVFSFFGIIDLVAILPTLLGLGNLTFLKSARAIRIIRLLRILRLAKITRNPKGQDIEESFGVYGFNILIYGATLLLSLLVMGTLIYLAESDTESFASIPAGMWWSLKVFMGGMAVTVPDTQFGEVVYVATRFVGLLLFGLLVGVVGNVFRLLLLKGR; encoded by the coding sequence ATGTGTGAAATACTAAGGCGAGCGTTTCTTGATACGGAGTCAAAAACATTTTCTAGGACCGGTAACTTTTTGGCGGTTGTAACGATCGTTTCCATTTTGGCGGTTGTACTCGAAACAGTCCCGTCTCTTAGTGTGTATGAAAAATGGTTTTTATTGATTGAGTGGGTGGCGGTAATTATCTTTTCTCTAGAGTATTTAGGACGTCTTTTGGTAACTAAACCTAGGTACAGGTATGTATTTAGTTTCTTTGGAATAATTGATTTGGTGGCGATTTTGCCAACCCTTCTTGGTTTAGGTAATTTAACTTTTCTCAAATCAGCTAGAGCGATTCGTATAATTAGATTGTTGCGTATATTACGTCTGGCGAAAATAACTCGTAATCCGAAAGGTCAAGATATTGAAGAGTCTTTTGGTGTTTACGGGTTTAATATTTTGATATACGGAGCAACGCTCTTGCTGAGTTTGCTTGTAATGGGGACTTTAATTTATTTGGCAGAATCAGATACAGAATCGTTTGCAAGTATACCGGCTGGTATGTGGTGGTCTTTAAAAGTTTTTATGGGAGGTATGGCAGTGACTGTGCCTGACACTCAGTTTGGGGAAGTGGTGTATGTAGCGACGAGGTTTGTGGGGTTGCTATTGTTTGGATTGTTGGTTGGTGTGGTCGGGAATGTTTTTAGGTTGCTTTTGCTTAAGGGGAGGTAA